A single genomic interval of Corvus cornix cornix isolate S_Up_H32 chromosome 11, ASM73873v5, whole genome shotgun sequence harbors:
- the PDP2 gene encoding pyruvate dehydrogenase [acetyl-transferring]-phosphatase 2, mitochondrial, with translation MMSRTVSSWILSSARSSIVLQGKGRWYSICIPNRNKIKWKLVFSKTCPYRAGSCSLDSTFSLPKAFRHTSTEEEHFSFQLSPAQINDMLRAGELSHKTLDLNGKNANSVLRFESNQLASNSPMEDRRSAATCLQTAGMMFGVFDGHAGAACAQAVSERLLHYIAVSLMSRQSLEEIELAVEAMKPVRPILQWHKHPNDVEYREITSQYFENLRVYWQHLLDLDTELGFSLEEAMICAFKRLDSDISLEVQAPQESELMRNIALQVAFSGATACVAHIDGVHLHVANTGDCRAVLGVREEDGTWSTLPLTRDHNAYDEFEIRRLKREHPRSEEKTLFVNDRLLGILMPSRAFGDVQLKWSKELQHSILENSCDVEALNIYQYVPPNYHTPPYLTAEPEVTYHKLRSKDKFLVIASDGLWEMLSNEKVVKLVAGHLTELNMQKPSLTFKKPVNLGYMHNLLLQRKSKGLASLDQNIATHLIRHAIGSNEYGEVDPEKLAAMLTLPEDLARMYRDDITVTVVYFNSETIEDYYRNHK, from the coding sequence ATGATGTCAAGAACTGTATCATCCTGGATTTTAAGCTCAGCCAGAAGCAGCATTGTTTTACAAGGGAAAGGACGTTGGTACTCCATCTGTATCCCAAATAGAAACAAGATCAAATGGAAGCTTGTTTTCTCCAAAACATGTCCCTAccgtgctgggagctgcagcttaGACAGTACCTTCTCCTTACCCAAAGCATTCCGACACACTTCCACCGAAGAAGaacacttttctttccagttgtCTCCAGCACAAATCAACGACATGCTCAGAGCAGGTGAATTATCCCACAAAACACTGGATTTGAATGGCAAGAATGCAAATTCCGTGCTGAGGTTTGAAAGCAACCAGCTGGCCTCCAACAGCCCCATGGAGGACCGGCGGAGTGCGGCCACATGCCTGCAGACGGCGGGGATGATGTTCGGGGTGTTCGACGGCCATGCGGGCGCCGCCTGCGCCCAGGCCGTGAGCGAGAGGCTGCTGCACTACATCGCCGTGTCCCTCATGTCCCGCCAGAGCCTGGAGGAGATCGAGCTGGCCGTGGAGGCCATGAAACCAGTGCGGCCCATCCTGCAGTGGCACAAGCATCCCAACGATGTAGAGTACCGGGAAATCACCTCACAGTACTTTGAAAACCTTCGGGTTTACTGGCAGCACTTGCTGGACCTGGACACTGAGCTGGGGTTTAGTTTAGAAGAAGCCATGATTTGTGCATTCAAAAGGTTAGACTCAGACATATCACTGGAAGTTCAGGCTCCTCAGGAAAGCGAGTTGATGAGAAATATTGCCCTGCAAGTAGCTTTTTCTGGTGCAACAGCCTGTGTAGCTCACATTGACGGTGTTCACCTACACGTGGCAAACACCGGTGATTGCAGAGCGGTTTTAGGGGTTCGTGAAGAAGATGGAACATGGTCTACTCTCCCTCTAACCCGCGACCACAATGCCTATGATGAATTTGAAATTAGAAGATTGAAGAGAGAACATCCTAGATCTGAGGAGAAAACCCTATTTGTGAATGACAGATTGCTGGGGATTCTCATGCCCTCCAGAGCTTTTGGAGATGTGCAATTAAAATGGAGTAAAGAATTGCAACACAGCATTCTCGAGAACAGCTGTGATGTTGAGGCTCTAAACATTTATCAGTATGTTCCTCCAAACTACCATACCCCCCCTTATTTAACTGCAGAACCTGAAGTAACGTATCACAAATTAAGGAGCAAGGATAAGTTTCTTGTTATTGCTTCAGATGGGCTATGGGAGATGCTGAGTAATGAGAAGGTTGTAAAACTTGTTGCTGGACACCTTACAGAGCTCAACATGCAGAAACCATCACTGACTTTTAAGAAACCAGTTAATTTGGGTTACATGCACAACCTgttgctgcagaggaagagcaagGGCCTGGCCTCCCTGGACCAGAACATCGCCACCCATTTGATCCGGCACGCGATCGGCAGCAACGAGTACGGCGAGGTGGACCCGGAGAAGCTGGCTGCCATGCTGACACTGCCTGAGGACCTGGCCCGCATGTACAGGGACGACATCACAGTCACTGTGGTGTACTTCAACTCAGAAACTATTGAAGATTACTACAGGAACCACAAATAG
- the CA7 gene encoding carbonic anhydrase 7 has product MTGHHSWGYGQADGPSEWHKAYPIAQGNRQSPIDIVSARAVYDPNLKPLVISYESCTSLSISNTGHSVMVEFEDTDDRTAISGGPFQNPFRLKQFHFHWGTTHSQGSEHTIDGKPFPCELHLVHWNARKYATFGEAAAAPDGLAVVGVFLEIGKEHASMNRLTDALYMVKFKGTKAQFRGFNPKCLLPLSLDYWTYLGSLTTPPLNESVTWIVLKEPIRISVKQLEKFRMLLFTGEEDQRIQMANNFRPPQPLKGRIVRASFKA; this is encoded by the exons ATGACTGGCCACCACAGTTGGGGATATGGGCAGGCTGACG gACCTTCCGAGTGGCACAAAGCTTACCCCATTGCCCAGGGGAACCGCCAGTCCCCCATTGACATCGTCTCTGCAAGAGCAGTCTATGACCCCAACCTGAAGCCCCTTGTCATCTCCTATGAGTCCTGTACCTCTCTCAGCATCTCCAACACTGGCCACTCTGTTATGGTGGAGTTTGAAGACACTGATGACAGGACAG CAATCAGTGGAGGGCCCTTTCAGAATCCATTCCGGCTAAAGCAGTTCCACTTCCACTGGGGGACCACGCACAGCCAGGGATCAGAGCATACCATTGATGGAAAACCTTTTCCCTGTGAG ctccACTTAGTTCATTGGAATGCCAGAAAATATGCAACAtttggagaggcagcagcagctccagatgGCTTGGCAGTAGTTGGTGTTTTCTTGGAG ATTGGGAAAGAACATGCCAGTATGAACAGACTCACTGATGCTTTGTACATGGTAAAATTTAAA gGAACAAAAGCTCAGTTTAGAGGCTTCAACCCTAAATGTCTCCTGCCCTTGAGTCTAGATTATTGGACATACCTTGGTTCTTTGACAACCCCACCCCTTAATGAGAGTGTGACATGGATAGTGCTGAAAGAACCCATCAGAATCTCTGTGAAACAG CTGGAGAAATTCCGCATGCTGCTCTTCACTGGTGAGGAAGACCAGAGGATCCAAATGGCCAATAATTTTCGCCCCCCTCAGCCTCTGAAGGGGAGAATTGTTCGAGCTTCCTTCAAGGCCTGA